The genomic segment CTGCTGTTCCGCTATCGCACCGGCCAGTTGCAGATCGAGATTCCGGCGATCATCTCGAACCACAAGGATTTCTATCAGCTCGCCGCGAGCTATGACATTCCGTTCCATCATCTGCCGCTTCTGAAGTCGACGCCCGAAGCGAAGGCCGCGCAGGAAGCGCGCGTGCTGGAAATCGTCGATCAGCACGATACCGATCTCGTCGTGCTCGCGCGCTACATGCAGATCCTGTCGGCGAACATGTGCGAGAAGCTCGCGGGCCGCGCGATCAATATCCATCACTCGTTCCTGCCGAGCTTCAAGGGCGCGAAGCCGTACTATCAGGCGTTCGACCGCGGCGTGAAGCTGATCGGCGCGACCGCGCACTACGTGACCTCCGATCTCGACGAAGGCCCGATCATCGAGCAGGAAGTGGAGCGCGTCGACCACAACATGACGCCGGATCAACTGACGGCGATCGGCCGCGATGTCGAATGCGTGACGCTCGCGCGCGCGGTGAAATGGCACGCGGAGCATCGCATTCTGCTGAACGGACACAAGACTGTCGTATTCCGTTAAAGGTGCTTCAGACGCGAAAACGCCCGCAAGATGCTTGCGGGCGTTTTCATTTGCGGACGACGTTTCAGACGAGCCGCAGATAAATCAGCTCGCGCTTGATATATCCGTAGAAAATCGGCGCGGCGATTACGCCTGGAATGCCGAACGCCGCTTCCATCGCGAGCATTGCGAGAAGCAGTTCCCACGCGCGCGCCTCGATCTGCCCGCCGATGATGCGCGCGTTCAGGAAATATTCGAGCTTGTGGATCAAGATCAGGAACGCGAGCGACGCGACCGCGGTGCCGAACGACACCGACAGCGAAATCCCGACGATGATCGTGTTCGAAATCAGATTGCCGACCACCGGCAACAGCCCGACGATGAACGTGATCAGCACCAGCGTCTTCGAAAGCGGCAGCCTCTCGTGAAAGAGCGGCAGCGCGACGAGCAGATACAGCGCGGTGAAGACGGCGTTGATCGCCGAAATCTTGATCTGCGCGAACACGATGCGGCGGAAGGCGTCGGCGAAGCGCGACACGCGCGCGACGAGCGCCGTGGACAGCGGCAGCCGATGATGCATCGCGCGCGGCGCGCTGACCGCGATGATCGCGCCGACGATCATGCCGATCACGATATGCCCGAAGCCGCGCGCCATTTCCTTGCCGCCTTGCTGCAGCATCTCGGCGTGCTTGTGCATCAGTTCGGTGGCTTTGTCCTTCATCTGCACGGTGTCCACGGGCAGATAATTCGCGATCCAGTCCGGCACGCTGAGGCGCGCGCTGGACGTGATGCTCATCAGCTGATCGAGCAGTTTTTGCAGGCTGGGGAAATCGCGCTCGAAATGTTCGATGGTGGCGATCGTCGCGCCGGTCAATCCGCCGACGATGATCGCGGAGATCAGCCCGACCGCGATGAGCCGCGCGCCCTTGCTCACGACGTGACGCTCGATCACGGGCGCCATCATGTGCGTGAGCTGAAACACCAGCATGCCGGCGAGCATGCCGCCGAGCAGTTGCAGCCTGAGCGTGAGGTACAGCGCCAGCAGCGCGAGAATATAGCTGCCGATTTCCACCGCCGACAGCTTCGGCAAGCTCATGTCGCTCGTCAGCCTGACGTGGCGCGTCGGCAGGTCCCGTACCCGTGCCTCCTCGTTGGCCGCTTCGTTGCGCTTCGCCATGACTGCGTTCCTTTCCCCTGCTGCGTACGACGGTTATTCGTGCCGCGGCGCGCGCGGCGCATCCCCATGGTCTGGCGCGCGGCGCCCCTGCGCCGGCGTTCAGGCCGCTGATTTGGCTCGTTGCAACAAGGGTGCCAGATATCTGCCGGTAAAACTCGCTTTCGACTTCGCGACCTGTTCCGGCGTCCCCTGCGCGATGATCTGCCCGCCACCCGCGCCGCCTTCCGGACCGAGATCGATCACCCAGTCGGCGGTTTTGATTACGTCGAGATTATGCTCGATGATGACGACCGTGTTGCCCTGATCTCGCAGCCGATGGATCACTTCGAGCAAAAGCGCGATGTCGTGGAAGTGCAGACCGGTCGTCGGTTCATCGAGGATGTACAGCGTCCGACCGGTATCGCGCTTGCTCAGTTCCAGCGAAAGCTTGACGCGCTGGGCTTCGCCGCCCGACAGCGTGGTCGCGGACTGGCCGAGCCGGATGTAGCCGAGACCGACGTCGAGCAGCGTTTTCAGCTTGCGCGCGACCACCGGCACCACCTTGAAGAACTCGTGCGCGGACTCGACCGTCAGGTCCAGCACCTCGCTGATGTTCTTGCCCTTGTACTGGATTTCCAGCGTTTCGCGGTTGTAGCGCTTGCCGTGGCACACGTCGCAGGGCACGTAGACATCGGGCAGAAAGTGCATTTCCACCTTCAGCACGCCGTCGCCCTGGCACGCCTCGCAGCGTCCGCCCTTGACGTTGAACGAGAAGCGGCCGGGGTCGTAGCCGCGCTCCTTCGCCGCCGGCACGCCCGCGAAAAGCTCGCGGATCGGCGTGAAAAGGCCGGTGTAGGTGGCCGGATTCGAGCGCGGCGTGCGGCCGATCGGAGACTGATCGACGGCGATCACCTTGTCGAAGTGCTCCAGACCCTCGATCGACTCGTACGGCGCCGGCTCGGTCGAGGAGCCGTACAGGTGCTGCGCGACCGCGTGCTGAAGGGTGTCGTTGATAAGTGTGGACTTGCCCGAGCCGGACACGCCCGTCACGCAGGTCAAAAGTCCGACAGGCAGATCCAGCGTCACGCGCTTCAGATTGTTGCCGTGCGCCTCGGCGATGCGCAGCATGCGCTCGTCCGGCGCGGTGCGCTCGGCGGGGTAGCCGATCGTGCGCTTGCCGGACAGATACTGGCCGGTGATCGAATTGGCGTCTTTCTGCACCTGAACCGGCGTGCCCTGGGCGACGATCACGCCGCCGTGCACGCCCGCGCCCGGCCCCATGTCGACGACGTAATCGGCCATGCGGATCATGTCCTCGTCATGTTCGACGACGATCACCGAATTGCCGATATCGCGCAGATGCTTGAGCGTATTGATGAGCCGGTCGTTGTCGCGCTGATGCAGGCCGATGGACGGCTCGTCGAGCACGTACATCACGCCGGTGAGCCCGGAGCCGATCTGCGATGCCAGCCGGATGCGCTGCGCCTCGCCGCCGGACAGCGTTTCGGCGCTCCGTTCCAGCGACAGATAATCCAGCCCGACGTTGTTGAGGAACGAGAGCCGCGCGACGATTTCCTTGACCACCTTGTCGGCGATTTCGCCCTTCGCGCCTTCGAGCCGAAGCGTCTGGAAGTAGCCGAGCGCGTCGCGCAGCGGCCAGCCGCTGATTTCGTAGATGCCGCGCGCCTGATCGTCCGCGCCGACTTTCACGAAACGCGCCTCGCGCCGCAGACGCGTGCCTTCGCACGCCGGGCACGGCTGATTGTTCTGGTATTTCGCGAGTTCCTCGCGCACGGCGGCCGAATCCGTCTCGCGGTAGCGCCGCTCCAGATTCGGGATGATCCCTTCGAACGCATGCTCACGCACCGACGCGCGTCCGCGCTCGTTGATGTACGAAAACGGAATCGCCTGCTTGCCGGACCCGTACAGCAGGATCTTGCGCACTTTTTCGGGCAGATCCTCGAACGGCGCGTCGATCTCGTATTCGTAGAATGCCGCGAGGCTCTGCAGCATCTGAAAATAGAACTGATTGCGACGGTCCCAGCCTTTCACCGCGCCCGCCGCCAGCGACAGCGACGGATGCGCGACCACGCGCTTCGGATCGAAGAAGGTGATCTGGCCGAGCCCGTCGCACTCGGGGCACGCGCCCATCGGATTATTGAACGAGAAAAGCCGCGGTTCCAGTTCCGGCAGCGAGTACGAGCAGATCGGGCACGCGAACTTCGAGCTGAAGAGCTTTTCCTTTTCGGTGTCCATTTCGAGCGCGATCGCGCGGCCGTCGGCGAGACGCAGCGCCGTTTCGAACGATTCCGCGAGACGCTGCTTCATGTCGGGCCGCACTTTCAGGCGGTCGATCACGACATCGATCGTATGCTTGTCGTTCTTTTTGAGCTTGGGCAGCGAATCGACTTCGTAGATTTTCGCGACACCCTCGTTCGCCGTGCCGCCGCCCGAGCGGATGCGAAACCGGATGAAACCCTGCGCCTGCATTTCCTCGAACAATTCGACGTGCTCGCCCTTGCGATCCGCGACGACGGGCGCGAGGATCATCAGCTTGGTTTCCTCGGGTAGCGCGAGCGCGGCATCGACCATTTGCGAGACGCTTTGCGCCTCCAGCGGAATCAGGTGATCCGGGCAATACGGCGTGCCGACGCGCGCGTACAAGAGGCGCAGATAGTCGTGGATTTCGGTGACGGTGCCGACGGTCGAGCGCGGATTGTGCGAAGTCGCTTTCTGCTCGATGGAAATGGCAGGCGACAAACCTTCGATCAGATCGACGTCCGGCTTTTCCATCAGCTGCAAGAATTGCCGCGCGTACGCCGAAAGACTTTCGACGTAACGGCGTTGACCTTCCGCGTACAGCGTATCGAATGCGAGCGACGACTTGCCCGACCCGGACAGCCCCGTGATCACAATCAGCTTGTGGCGCGGCAAGTCGAGATTGACGTTCTTCAGATTGTGGGTGCGAGCCCCACGAATGCGAATTTCTTCCACGAGTGTGTTCCGGGGTTCTCTCTGGTGTTTTCAGCGGCGCTTTCATCCGCTCCGGCGGGCCATGTTGCCTGTGCCGGGCGGAAAGAGAGGGGGCCAAACCTGCTACTATAACGACTTTTAAAGGGCGCAGCGCCCGAGCCCGAAGGGCCGGATGCGCGGCGATCGGCCGGCGCGGGGGCTTGCTGGCGAGGCACGCGGCGGCCCAGGCCGTGTGTCCCATATAGTGCCGTTTCGAGCAAGAACAAGGCGACCGCGCCTGGCTGCGCCGCAGGCCAGGCCAGACGCGACTCTCATCCATTTCCCGTTTCTGATGTCCAATCCGTCTGCCACGTCCACACGTCTGAGCGCGCCGGAACTGCGCGCGACCGTGTCGCTCGCCGCGATCTTCGCCCTGCGCATGCTCGGGCTCTTCATGATCATGCCGGTGTTTTCCATCTACGCGAAAACCATCCCCGGCGGAGACAACGTGCTGCTCGTCGGCATCGCGCTCGGCGCGTACGGCGTTACGCAATCGATGCTCTATATCTTCTACGGCTGGGTGTCCGACAAGTTCGGACGCAAGCCGGTCATCGCGTTCGGTCTGCTGGTGTTCGCGCTCGGCAGTTTCGTCGCGGCCGTCGGGCACTCGATGACGTGGATCATCGCGGGGCGCGTGATTCAGGGCATGGGCGCGGTGTCGTCGGCGGTGATCGCGTTCATCGCGGACCTGACGCACGAGGAAAACCGCACCAAGGCGATGGCAATGGTCGGCGGCAGCATCGGCGTGTCGTTCGCGGTGGCGATTGTCGGCGCGCCGATCGTGTTCCATTGGGTCGGCATGAGCGGGCTTTTCACGGTGATCGGCGTGCTGTCGATTCTCGC from the Caballeronia sp. NK8 genome contains:
- the purU gene encoding formyltetrahydrofolate deformylase, whose translation is MSTEHSFYLKLSCPDRPGIVHAVSGFLFNLGANILDSAQFGDSRTGEFFMRVHFQEVGGDPGLEALRKSFTDLADEFGMRWELHDASVKPRVVIMVSKIGHCLNDLLFRYRTGQLQIEIPAIISNHKDFYQLAASYDIPFHHLPLLKSTPEAKAAQEARVLEIVDQHDTDLVVLARYMQILSANMCEKLAGRAINIHHSFLPSFKGAKPYYQAFDRGVKLIGATAHYVTSDLDEGPIIEQEVERVDHNMTPDQLTAIGRDVECVTLARAVKWHAEHRILLNGHKTVVFR
- the uvrA gene encoding excinuclease ABC subunit UvrA, with the translated sequence MEEIRIRGARTHNLKNVNLDLPRHKLIVITGLSGSGKSSLAFDTLYAEGQRRYVESLSAYARQFLQLMEKPDVDLIEGLSPAISIEQKATSHNPRSTVGTVTEIHDYLRLLYARVGTPYCPDHLIPLEAQSVSQMVDAALALPEETKLMILAPVVADRKGEHVELFEEMQAQGFIRFRIRSGGGTANEGVAKIYEVDSLPKLKKNDKHTIDVVIDRLKVRPDMKQRLAESFETALRLADGRAIALEMDTEKEKLFSSKFACPICSYSLPELEPRLFSFNNPMGACPECDGLGQITFFDPKRVVAHPSLSLAAGAVKGWDRRNQFYFQMLQSLAAFYEYEIDAPFEDLPEKVRKILLYGSGKQAIPFSYINERGRASVREHAFEGIIPNLERRYRETDSAAVREELAKYQNNQPCPACEGTRLRREARFVKVGADDQARGIYEISGWPLRDALGYFQTLRLEGAKGEIADKVVKEIVARLSFLNNVGLDYLSLERSAETLSGGEAQRIRLASQIGSGLTGVMYVLDEPSIGLHQRDNDRLINTLKHLRDIGNSVIVVEHDEDMIRMADYVVDMGPGAGVHGGVIVAQGTPVQVQKDANSITGQYLSGKRTIGYPAERTAPDERMLRIAEAHGNNLKRVTLDLPVGLLTCVTGVSGSGKSTLINDTLQHAVAQHLYGSSTEPAPYESIEGLEHFDKVIAVDQSPIGRTPRSNPATYTGLFTPIRELFAGVPAAKERGYDPGRFSFNVKGGRCEACQGDGVLKVEMHFLPDVYVPCDVCHGKRYNRETLEIQYKGKNISEVLDLTVESAHEFFKVVPVVARKLKTLLDVGLGYIRLGQSATTLSGGEAQRVKLSLELSKRDTGRTLYILDEPTTGLHFHDIALLLEVIHRLRDQGNTVVIIEHNLDVIKTADWVIDLGPEGGAGGGQIIAQGTPEQVAKSKASFTGRYLAPLLQRAKSAA
- a CDS encoding AI-2E family transporter, producing MAKRNEAANEEARVRDLPTRHVRLTSDMSLPKLSAVEIGSYILALLALYLTLRLQLLGGMLAGMLVFQLTHMMAPVIERHVVSKGARLIAVGLISAIIVGGLTGATIATIEHFERDFPSLQKLLDQLMSITSSARLSVPDWIANYLPVDTVQMKDKATELMHKHAEMLQQGGKEMARGFGHIVIGMIVGAIIAVSAPRAMHHRLPLSTALVARVSRFADAFRRIVFAQIKISAINAVFTALYLLVALPLFHERLPLSKTLVLITFIVGLLPVVGNLISNTIIVGISLSVSFGTAVASLAFLILIHKLEYFLNARIIGGQIEARAWELLLAMLAMEAAFGIPGVIAAPIFYGYIKRELIYLRLV